One window of Amaranthus tricolor cultivar Red isolate AtriRed21 chromosome 13, ASM2621246v1, whole genome shotgun sequence genomic DNA carries:
- the LOC130798111 gene encoding branched-chain-amino-acid aminotransferase 2, chloroplastic-like — protein sequence MINNTGFSLPKFIPLLQRISSSSSKYLKLESRYFYTSQAVSPAYSQIGSDDEYADIDWDGLGFRLTPTDYMYFMKCSQEDGFISQGQLNPYGNLQLSPCSGVLNYGQGIFEGMKAFRREDGRLFLFRPDQNAQRMRVGAERMCMPCPSASQFIDAVKQTVIANKRWIPPPGKGSLYMRPLLLGSGPILGVGPSPEYMFIIYASPVGYYFKEGSAPLSLYIEEEFDRASRGGTGGIKTISNYGPALRPLMRAKSNGFSDVLYLDSVNGKYIEEVSSCNIFIVKGNTISTPPVNGTILPGVTRKSIMEIASDLGYNVEERPIPVEDLLDADEVFGTGTAVVVAPVGSITYKGQRVEYRTGENSVSKMLSSTYVAIQTGSIEDKKGWMVEIN from the exons TATCTTAAGCTTGAAAGTCGATATTTCTACACATCCCAGGCAGTATCCCCTGCTTATAG CCAAATTGGTAGTGATGATGAGTATGCAGATATTGACTGGGACGGTCTTGGATTTCGCCTTACCCCCACTGATTATATGTATTTCATGAAATGTTCCCAAGAAGACGGGTTTATTTCTCAAGGCCAACTTAATCCTTATGGAAATCTTCAATTAAGCCCTTGTTCTGGGGTGCTGAACTATGGACAG ggcATATTTGAAGGAATGAAGGCATTCAGGAGAGAAGATGGCCGGCTTTTCTTGTTTCGCCCTGATCAAAATGCTCAACGAATGAGAGTAGGTGCTGAAAGAATGTGCATGCCTTGCCCTTCGGCCAGCCAATTCATAGATGCTGTGAAGCAGACAGTTATTGCCAACAAGCGCTGG ATTCCTCCTCCTGGTAAGGGATCCCTCTACATGAGACCTTTGCTCTTAGGAAGTGGACCGATCCTTGGGGTCGGTCCATCTCCCGAGTATATGTTCATAATCTATGCTTCTCCAGTTGGCTACTATTTCAAA GAAGGCAGTGCCCCATTGAGTTTGTATATTGAAGAAGAGTTTGATCGTGCTTCGCGTGGTGGTACTGGTGGAATAAAAACAATCAGCAACTATGGGCCT GCATTGAGGCCACTGATGAGGGCAAAGAGTAATGGATTTTCGGATGTTTTATACCTTGATTCTGTAAATGGAAAATACATTGAGGAAGTCTCGTCTTGTAACATATTCATTGTAAAG GGAAACACAATCTCAACTCCCCCAGTAAATGGCACTATACTCCCAGGCGTCACTAGAAAAAGCATCATGGAAATAGCCAGCGATCTTGGTTACAAT GTTGAGGAGCGGCCAATCCCAGTGGAAGACTTGCTTGACGCCGATGAAGTTTTTGGCACTGGAACTGCCGTTGTTGTTGCTCCTGTGGGTAGCATTACTTACAAAGGTCAAAG AGTTGAATACAGAACAGGTGAGAACTCAGTATCAAAGATGCTGTCGTCAACTTACGTTGCGATTCAAACTGGTTCGATAGAGGACAAGAAGGGTTGGATGGTTGAAATCAATTAG